One region of Culex pipiens pallens isolate TS chromosome 2, TS_CPP_V2, whole genome shotgun sequence genomic DNA includes:
- the LOC120417946 gene encoding uncharacterized protein LOC120417946, producing MVIHTPKKQPVDPDEVKSLIHQRGQVKGKVTRIKSALDEAKKNPQRITKATLKVYEKKLKAHYQEYVLRHREVIEVVANDKKEEQDDVLDVFDQLHTETLVLVEELMELFNQPVAGQALIQVGANGVAPQVIVQQQPFRAPIPSFDGQTENWPKFKAMFEDLVGRTRDSDAMKLHHLDKALVGDAAGLITAKMIQDNNYEQVWKEISEQFENQRVIVDTPK from the coding sequence ATGGTGATACACACGCCAAAGAAGCAGCCCGTGGATCCAGATGAAGTGAAGTCGCTGATTCATCAGCGGGGACAGGTCAAGGGAAAAGTGACGAGAATTAAGAGTGCCCTTGACGAAGCCAAGAAGAACCCGCAGAGGATAACCAAGGCGACGCTGAAAGTGTACGAGAAGAAGCTGAAAGCGCACTACCAGGAGTACGTGTTGCGCCATCGTGAAGTGATCGAAGTGGTTGCTAACGACAAGAAGGAGGAACAAGATGATGTGCTCGACGTGTTTGACCAGCTTCACACCGAAACGCTGGTGCTGGTCGAAGAGCTGATGGAGTTGTTCAACCAACCGGTCGCTGGACAGGCCCTCATCCAAGTCGGTGCCAACGGAGTGGCGCCTCAAGTGATCGTGCAACAACAACCTTTTCGAGCACCGATACCGAGCTTCGACGGGCAGACGGAGAACTGGCCAAAGTTCAAAGCCATGTTCGAAGACCTCGTCGGTCGCACTCGCGATTCCGACGCCATGAAGCTGCATCACCTCGACAAAGCCCTGGTCGGTGATGCAGCTGGGTTGATCACCGCGAAGATGATTCAAGACAACAACTACGAGCAAGTTTGGAAGGAGATCAGTGAGCAGTTCGAGAACCAACGTGTCATCGTGGATACGCCCAAGTAA